Below is a window of Lytechinus variegatus isolate NC3 chromosome 4, Lvar_3.0, whole genome shotgun sequence DNA.
tttttaacttACTCATTGTTTCGAGCACCAAATGCTCTTGCCTGCCTTCGCCACCTTTCCGTGAAATGTTGCCATGCAATGTACAATGTTACGGGGTTGAGTATGGCTGGATAAAAATCCCGAGCTTGGGTGATGCACTCCACGCCTTCCCCCTCTTTTGCCACCTCTGCAATTTCTCTGCagcagagacagtctccaacaTTGAACGACGGTAAAATCTCGCAATGGCCGCACTGACACCTGTATATAAATAGGCAAGCACACacgaaaaaaagtaaataaacaaattaaacatCACATTGACTTGACATACCGGTAGCGCATTTACACTAAAAATAGTATCAAAACTGCCCAATGGCAATAAGTCAGAAGAGAGAAACATGGATATTGACTGAGACAAACTATACTTGCCCAAACCATGGCATGGTACaagtcagttcccccatgtctgcgcggtctcccaagtctgcctACCcacgtatctgcgcgattctagtaaaagaagatacgcaacgagcacgaactttacacaggcaatacatagacaggtattcattaaaaaaaaatccgactcaaaatggtggaaaaataattaattcaGGGCATTTAATGTGATGGCCTAAAAATGCAGCTTTTGTCATTAAAAATCCCAGAATCGTGTGCAAAaagaatgagtgcgcagacatggggccTTGACTTGAggtaccatttttttcattctgaaaattttttttcaagaaaatctcatatttgctttcattttttaatgagaaatttggtacacttactcgtaataatataaggaacactattaaccaaaagattttgtgaaataaaagaaattcatgttaaatcttcactcaaattgttaggtgtgcagacttggggcccaatGAATAATGACCATCATACAATCAAACTCAAAGTTCAAAGTAACTTCAAAATATCAAAGCAATTTGATGTTGGAGACAGACAGACCAAATCCTAGTTCACTTGGCTGCAACtatcaagaaaaaattataGGCATGGTGATAGAGTGAAACTTACCAGTTATCGGTATTCCTTGGGTCGAGACGAGTAATGTCTCTGTTTCCACGAAAGCCCACACCATCACCGAGAGGTATCGCACCCGGTTCCGGCGGCTGCACAGGCTCTGGTTCGTGCTGGTAAGGTTGCGGAATTTGATCTCGTTCATCAACGAgtctttcctcttcttctccttcaaGCTCTCCTACTtccccatcatcatcgtcatcgctGTCATTATAATCACTTTCGTCACTGATGTCAATGTCCATATCCAAAAATTCAATTTCCTCATCAACAGCCGTCATTTTGCTCGCAATACCGTACCAGCGGCACCGGTTGAGACAAAATCAAAGTACCGTACACGCAAAGTGAATGGATGTGAGGATTTCTGCTGCAGCTGGCAGCTAGGTCAGCTGATCACCGATCtattgtgtgacgtcactcaaaCTGGAGCTCACCGGAGGACGggacgaaggcagaaatatggcatgaaaataaatcatttttgagagctgatttctgcaaactctaatcattattttgaaaagtgaagttatgAATCTGATTAaaaatacttcccctttacaataaTGACTGCGAAAACTGATTCTAAAATACTTTAGATTCTTCGTATGTCTCCTTTAAAAAAAGTCATAGTAGTTggaattcatttttgtctcaatCGTTTTAAACGTTCAATCTAGTAGTACAGATGCGGCGGAGTTGGTAGGAAGTTTCAGTCCTCACCCCTTTCAGCAAACATGTACACAAAATGCCGAAGTCTATatataaatttgtgatttttttggccGTTCCACTTCCTCCCACTTTCAGCTCATTCCCTCCATTATAAAAAAACCCTCAGTggcccattttttttatttaaaaaatcagatattTTGGTTTTGATGCTAACCGGGGTTAGCGCCCCAGATATTCGTTGCAGTAAAAGAAACTAAAAATGGttggtcgattttttttttctaaatgaatcTCTTCTACCATTTTCTACCAATTTGCCGGTtagtaaaagaagaaagaaattggcgaaaaattaggaaattcaATAATATTTGAGTCGGTTTTGGGGGGTTGGGtgaggggggaggagggggtgtAGGTCACACATGAATAAAAGTTTGTAGGATTGAGACTGATATGTTGGGACGCTCCAGAAAACGTGTTTTCTTTATAGGGGATGCCTTAACGTAATCTATTTCCTCCATTTCGGGCGACAAATTTTTTTAGTTCATTATTGGTTTTATCATTTGAAGTGATTATGTTTCCGTCAACTTttcaatgcaaaagtttttatctgtgagagaaaaggaaaataagatattctgtaaattgaaataaattgtgaTTTCTTTAAGCCGATTCGCCCCGTCCCACAGCTAAACCCTTGCACCATAAAAAAACGTTACTGATCCTGtataacataaatatttttgcaCATATTTTGGTTTGGATGCTAACCGTGGCAAGCGCTTCAAATGCGATTTTTTTTGGTAGCCAGGACAGCCTTTATTCTTAACTTTTCTGCCGCGTTACTCCCaattgaaaacagaaaatcGGAGAGAGGTGACAAACAAGCAATATTGGAATGCATAGATCAGAACATTTTCATCTTGGGGTGGGGGAGGATAGGtcaaaaagaataataataaaaagtcaTCCGTTTGATAAGGGTCTGAGGACCGAACAAACGTTAcgtgattttttaaattaatctaACCAAAAATGAAGTCATGTTGTTATTCGTTTAAGTAgatattcattatatttttgcaAAGGCGCACTCGTCTATTCCCCTTGTATCGTTGCCTTTCATTCTCTCTCGTTCTCGATGACAtgtgaacaatttttttctctacaATTTCATAATGTACCTGTGTTGTCGGTAAATGAGACAAAGTTTTTTTAGATACGGTTTGTTGATCGAAAAGAGTATTCAAAACAGGGTTTTTGTATTGCTATGTACGAAAAACATTCAATGGGTCATCCTGccgataaaaaaataattttccttttGTTCGGGGCGTTGACCATCTGTATCCTGCTCATATCGGATGGAATTTGTTTGAGAGGCCGCCCAGACATTCTTGTTCGTGTAGTGccgataaaatgaaatacatggaCGTTTCCTTTTTGAAAAGAACATAAGATGAATGGTGTGCTAGActgctttcttttctccttttttttcagaatagaAGACAAAAAATGAGATGAAGAGAGGCAAGCGCGGttccaggatttcgtagggaatggggcccaaattcgacctgattttggcgcccctgtgtacttttcggaaaaatggcggccccttCCTctccccaggcaatcataagtgccttaaatgcatgttaaattatcttatttcataggcaca
It encodes the following:
- the LOC121413190 gene encoding uncharacterized protein LOC121413190, which gives rise to MTAVDEEIEFLDMDIDISDESDYNDSDDDDDGEVGELEGEEEERLVDERDQIPQPYQHEPEPVQPPEPGAIPLGDGVGFRGNRDITRLDPRNTDNWCQCGHCEILPSFNVGDCLCCREIAEVAKEGEGVECITQARDFYPAILNPVTLYIAWQHFTERWRRQARAFGARNNEKYRYVAYRQFVRWCWGILGKDIRVQLPACVQAIIKNTYPDGNNIYRGTVLRRLEI